A stretch of Geomonas oryzisoli DNA encodes these proteins:
- a CDS encoding ferredoxin, whose translation MAKEPWVDQDVCISCGLCTDNVPEVFRFADNGKAEAYDPAGASEDEIQRNAIDVCPVSCIHWR comes from the coding sequence ATGGCAAAAGAACCCTGGGTCGACCAAGACGTCTGCATCAGCTGCGGTCTTTGCACCGACAACGTGCCGGAGGTGTTCCGGTTCGCCGACAACGGCAAGGCGGAAGCCTACGATCCGGCCGGCGCATCCGAGGACGAGATTCAACGTAACGCCATCGATGTCTGCCCCGTGAGCTGCATCCACTGGCGCTGA
- a CDS encoding YtxH domain-containing protein, translating into MGHKECCEGGCMVKLVVGGLIGAGLALLLAPQAGKKTRKYLASLAGEVGDKANEAVSDFAETVSEFVDRASDRASDFLKEKEGLTKESKKMLLAALEKAQEKLEEQRKRLADSI; encoded by the coding sequence ATGGGACACAAAGAGTGCTGCGAAGGAGGGTGTATGGTGAAGCTCGTGGTGGGCGGACTGATCGGAGCCGGGCTCGCTCTGTTACTCGCTCCCCAGGCCGGCAAGAAGACGCGCAAGTACCTTGCGTCGCTGGCTGGAGAGGTGGGCGACAAGGCCAACGAGGCCGTCAGTGACTTCGCGGAAACGGTTTCCGAGTTCGTGGACCGGGCCAGCGACCGTGCCTCCGACTTCCTCAAGGAAAAGGAAGGGCTCACCAAGGAGTCCAAGAAGATGTTGCTGGCCGCGCTGGAGAAGGCACAGGAAAAACTGGAAGAGCAAAGGAAAAGGCTTGCCGATAGCATCTAA
- a CDS encoding vWA domain-containing protein, with the protein MSPGTLQNAVVRLLKERPFYGHFLLNLRREERPLSGKPAGVTIRNGTPTLAVDPASFSLLAAVEQQALLEHLVKHLLHLHMLRGKGKNSHDWDLCCDLAINPDTPGLPEDAIYPNQFDLPDGLAAEEYYRLLVRPFDVGNLAGSGFGDEAQEAQGASGAGRDPAAASTLDDHAIWSDADSTPLPLAEEMLRAVTRESLRGSDGEAPAEVRAVVDAILRPSPIPWRQVLRQFVATAGRIGKKSTWMREHRRFEHDTPGSRKRHRLTLLVGIDVSDSTNIVELREAFATELLQIARGRDAAITVLYANSRIQQVEAFKGSAFVPERYDGGGFTDLRPVFEYAKTMHPPPAAVIYLTDGIGPVPEQMELPTLWVLTAEGEKPAPWGIELRLEV; encoded by the coding sequence GTGTCACCGGGGACGCTGCAAAACGCGGTGGTGCGGCTTTTAAAGGAGCGCCCCTTCTACGGCCACTTCCTGCTCAACCTGCGCCGGGAGGAGCGCCCCCTCTCCGGTAAGCCGGCCGGCGTCACCATCCGTAACGGCACTCCGACCCTCGCCGTCGATCCCGCTTCATTTTCCCTCCTCGCCGCCGTCGAGCAGCAGGCGCTGCTCGAGCACCTGGTGAAGCACCTTCTGCACCTGCACATGCTGCGCGGCAAGGGGAAGAACTCGCACGACTGGGACCTCTGCTGCGACCTGGCCATCAATCCCGACACCCCGGGCCTCCCCGAGGATGCGATCTACCCGAACCAGTTCGACCTCCCCGACGGGCTCGCCGCCGAAGAGTATTACCGGCTGCTGGTGCGCCCCTTCGATGTCGGCAACCTCGCCGGGAGCGGTTTCGGTGACGAGGCGCAGGAGGCACAAGGTGCCTCGGGAGCGGGGAGGGACCCGGCTGCGGCCTCCACGCTCGACGATCACGCCATCTGGAGCGACGCCGACAGCACCCCGCTGCCACTGGCCGAGGAGATGTTGCGCGCGGTGACCCGGGAGAGTCTGCGCGGCAGCGACGGCGAGGCCCCCGCCGAGGTGAGGGCGGTGGTCGACGCCATCCTGCGCCCCTCACCCATCCCCTGGCGCCAGGTGCTCCGGCAGTTCGTCGCCACCGCGGGCAGAATCGGCAAGAAGAGCACCTGGATGCGGGAGCACCGCCGCTTCGAGCACGACACGCCGGGGTCGCGCAAGCGGCACCGCCTGACGCTTCTGGTCGGCATCGACGTAAGCGACTCCACCAACATCGTGGAGCTGAGGGAGGCTTTCGCCACGGAGTTGCTGCAGATCGCACGCGGCCGCGATGCCGCCATCACCGTGCTCTACGCCAACAGCAGGATCCAGCAGGTGGAGGCGTTCAAGGGAAGCGCCTTCGTGCCGGAGCGTTACGACGGCGGCGGGTTCACCGACCTGCGCCCCGTCTTCGAGTACGCAAAGACCATGCATCCCCCGCCCGCCGCCGTGATCTACCTCACCGACGGCATCGGGCCGGTACCGGAGCAGATGGAACTGCCGACCCTGTGGGTCCTGACCGCGGAGGGGGAGAAGCCGGCCCCGTGGGGCATCGAACTGAGACTGGAGGTTTGA
- a CDS encoding substrate-binding domain-containing protein, translated as MKMLVVIVALVYPLLGAGLTASSAEELKFGVAAMISPQETIKYYRQTIDYVGKKLGRPVEMVQKHSYDETDKLLEKGELKVAFVCSGPYVVDKEKFGAELLVAPQSYGEPFYYAYIIAHKNSGVTDLSQLKGKSFAFTDPKSNTGRLVPAYMIGKRFNTTPEKFFGRIIYTKTHDKAIEAVAKKIVDGASVDSLIYNYAASKDPRFTSQTRIIAKSPRYGIPPIVTRKDLDPTLKARLRDIFLNMHKDPEGRAILAGIKVDRFIVPKDSDYDSVREMEKWLRMNIK; from the coding sequence ATGAAAATGTTGGTAGTCATTGTCGCCCTGGTCTACCCTCTTCTGGGTGCAGGCCTGACAGCATCGTCTGCCGAGGAGTTGAAGTTCGGCGTCGCGGCCATGATATCACCGCAGGAAACCATCAAGTACTACCGGCAGACCATCGATTACGTCGGCAAGAAACTGGGGCGGCCGGTCGAAATGGTGCAAAAGCACAGCTACGACGAGACGGACAAGTTGCTGGAGAAGGGGGAGCTGAAGGTCGCCTTCGTCTGCTCCGGTCCGTACGTCGTCGACAAGGAGAAGTTCGGCGCCGAGCTCCTGGTCGCCCCCCAGTCCTACGGGGAGCCCTTTTACTACGCCTACATCATCGCGCACAAAAACAGCGGCGTCACCGACCTCTCCCAGCTCAAGGGAAAAAGCTTCGCTTTCACCGATCCCAAGTCCAACACCGGCAGACTCGTCCCCGCCTACATGATCGGCAAAAGGTTCAACACCACGCCGGAGAAGTTCTTCGGCCGGATCATCTACACAAAGACCCACGACAAGGCCATCGAAGCCGTCGCCAAAAAGATCGTCGATGGAGCCAGCGTCGACAGCCTGATCTACAACTACGCCGCCAGCAAGGATCCCCGTTTCACCAGCCAGACCAGGATCATCGCGAAGTCACCTCGTTACGGCATCCCCCCCATCGTCACCCGCAAGGACCTCGACCCGACCCTGAAAGCGCGCCTGCGCGACATCTTCCTGAACATGCACAAGGATCCCGAAGGCAGGGCGATCCTGGCAGGCATCAAGGTAGACCGGTTCATCGTCCCGAAAGACTCGGACTACGACTCGGTGCGGGAGATGGAGAAGTGGCTCAGGATGAACATCAAGTAG
- a CDS encoding response regulator: protein MGRWQIQNLSLQRRFFLLSFSIILIFSVAVTATLFVAQKNKLEQSLLNKGAGFARYVSSVCTDALILKDTLQLDALVAEVHDEEIIYTVIEDDQGNALTTTVASLNSSKAKLKPYLDKLPPDAPVGTVIQALKKELDVVEVSQRITVDSSVQGAVRVGLSKHNIRTQLLRQMAIILVGMLFMSLTLAITLNIATNRLVLRPVSELARVADQLTAGNMAARVTSSSIGEIETVCRSFNLMAQRLEGDIAELKQAEASVRLAQESQEAILNSMPDLMFRTDRDGVIVEFHSSQMSLLYLPPERFMGKRIPEVLPEEPARIIMEALAEAEKTGAHRGAVYSLAMPQGEMWFELAVTAMGQPCTGFILLVRDITQRKELEEERQRFEKQLLHAQKLESLGVLAGGIAHDFNNILMAIMGNAELALMRINKESPAIVNLRSIEQASARAADLAAQMLAYSGKGKFIIENLDLNRLLQEMLHMLEVSISKKAQLSFKLAESLPLIEGDATQMRQVVMNLVINASEALGERNGTISIKTGSMECDRSYLNNVWQNEELAEGHYVYLEIADTGCGMDQDTLARMFDPFFTTKFTGRGLGMAAVLGIIRGHNGALVVDSEPGVGTTIKILIPASEQQPDVQQPPSPPEREDWEGAGYVLLVDDEETVRNIGAEMLRELGFSPMTASEGSEALELYKAVPGIRVVILDLTMPHMDGDQCLSELKKIDPHVQVVMSSGYSELELQRKFSGRQVAGFIQKPYTLSALRQVMRGINPDT, encoded by the coding sequence ATGGGCAGGTGGCAGATCCAAAATCTGAGTCTGCAGCGGAGGTTTTTCCTCCTCTCCTTCAGCATCATCCTCATCTTTTCCGTCGCGGTGACGGCAACCTTGTTCGTCGCCCAGAAGAACAAGCTGGAACAGTCGCTGCTGAACAAGGGGGCAGGGTTCGCGAGGTATGTCTCGTCGGTCTGCACGGACGCCCTGATCTTGAAGGATACCCTGCAGCTTGATGCCCTGGTCGCCGAGGTGCACGACGAAGAGATCATCTACACCGTAATCGAGGATGACCAGGGAAACGCCCTCACCACCACCGTCGCCAGCCTGAACAGCTCCAAAGCAAAACTCAAGCCTTACCTGGACAAACTCCCGCCCGACGCTCCCGTGGGCACCGTGATCCAGGCCCTGAAAAAGGAGCTGGATGTCGTCGAGGTCTCCCAGAGGATCACGGTCGACTCATCGGTCCAGGGGGCGGTGCGTGTCGGGCTGAGCAAGCACAACATCCGCACGCAACTGCTGCGGCAGATGGCGATCATCCTGGTGGGGATGCTCTTCATGTCGCTCACCCTCGCCATCACCCTGAACATCGCCACCAACCGGCTGGTGCTGCGCCCGGTCAGCGAACTGGCCCGGGTCGCCGACCAGCTCACGGCGGGGAACATGGCCGCCCGGGTTACCTCCTCCTCGATCGGCGAGATCGAGACCGTGTGCAGGAGCTTCAACCTGATGGCGCAGCGCCTTGAGGGGGACATCGCCGAGCTAAAGCAAGCCGAGGCGAGCGTGCGCCTCGCCCAGGAGTCCCAGGAGGCGATCCTCAACTCGATGCCGGACCTCATGTTCCGGACCGACCGGGACGGCGTCATCGTCGAATTTCACTCTTCGCAGATGAGCCTGCTGTACCTCCCGCCTGAGCGGTTCATGGGGAAGAGAATTCCCGAGGTTCTGCCCGAAGAGCCGGCACGGATTATCATGGAGGCCTTGGCAGAGGCGGAGAAAACCGGCGCGCACAGGGGTGCGGTGTATTCCCTTGCCATGCCGCAGGGAGAGATGTGGTTCGAACTGGCGGTGACCGCGATGGGGCAGCCCTGCACGGGCTTCATCCTGCTGGTCCGCGACATCACCCAGCGCAAAGAGCTGGAGGAAGAACGGCAGCGATTCGAAAAGCAACTGCTGCATGCCCAGAAGCTGGAAAGCCTCGGGGTGCTGGCGGGGGGCATCGCCCACGACTTCAACAACATCCTGATGGCCATCATGGGGAACGCCGAACTGGCCCTGATGCGCATCAACAAGGAATCACCGGCGATCGTGAACCTGCGCAGCATAGAGCAGGCCTCCGCCCGGGCCGCAGATCTCGCGGCACAGATGCTCGCCTATTCGGGCAAGGGGAAGTTCATCATCGAAAACCTGGACCTCAATCGCCTGCTGCAAGAGATGCTGCACATGCTCGAGGTTTCCATATCGAAGAAAGCGCAGCTCAGCTTCAAACTCGCCGAGTCGCTCCCGCTTATAGAGGGCGACGCGACCCAGATGCGCCAGGTCGTCATGAACCTGGTCATCAACGCTTCCGAAGCGTTGGGAGAACGCAACGGGACCATCTCGATCAAGACCGGCAGCATGGAGTGCGACCGCAGCTATCTGAACAATGTATGGCAGAACGAGGAACTTGCAGAGGGGCACTATGTCTATCTGGAAATAGCCGACACCGGCTGTGGCATGGATCAGGACACGCTGGCGAGGATGTTCGATCCCTTTTTCACCACCAAGTTCACCGGCCGCGGCTTGGGGATGGCGGCGGTACTCGGCATCATCAGGGGGCACAACGGGGCCCTGGTCGTGGACAGCGAACCGGGCGTAGGGACCACCATCAAGATACTCATTCCGGCGAGCGAACAGCAACCCGATGTCCAACAGCCCCCCTCCCCGCCCGAGCGGGAGGATTGGGAAGGCGCGGGATACGTCCTTCTCGTCGACGATGAGGAGACTGTGCGCAACATCGGCGCCGAGATGCTCAGAGAGCTCGGTTTTTCGCCGATGACCGCCAGCGAGGGGAGCGAAGCTCTCGAGCTGTACAAGGCCGTCCCCGGTATCCGGGTGGTGATCCTGGACCTGACCATGCCGCACATGGATGGTGACCAGTGCCTGAGCGAGCTGAAGAAGATCGATCCCCACGTGCAGGTCGTCATGTCCAGCGGCTACAGCGAACTCGAGTTACAGCGGAAATTTTCCGGCCGGCAAGTCGCGGGGTTCATCCAGAAGCCCTACACCCTCTCGGCCCTCAGGCAGGTAATGAGAGGCATCAATCCAGACACCTGA
- a CDS encoding radical SAM/SPASM family putative metalloenzyme maturase yields MQSNAAALSEFMPVNEPAFLEYPSKLFVETTSRCNLNCVMCMKQNADGSRTKDGDLDLATFSELEPALPNLEALVLNGVGEPLLNTRLEHFVSRAKKLMPAGSWVGFQSNGLLLSHLRAVSLLNAGVDRICLSMDGVDATTFSSIRSGSQLVDLEHALNALGAAKIACHRPEMEIGVEFVVMRDNLSQLPAALSWAAEFGVSFALVSHLHPFDEPHLQQCSYDICTDEAITLFQSWKSKADLKGVDIRRYFQVLWNYHKTDKDRQIIDFVAAMKSDAQQRGITLDLKRLFALDMPKIHHSQDIFEEAAQVARRTGIDLRLPEIARREKRGCSFVEKGSAFISWDGGMHPCYHLWHSCRSYANGWLHPVTPWVFGNVKDRGVLDIWNSPKFRGYRQNVVRHDYPSCAECNTSPCDLVQAECFDQDCYVNAEPCGSCLWSSGVFRCLD; encoded by the coding sequence ATGCAAAGCAATGCAGCGGCGCTGTCCGAATTCATGCCGGTCAACGAACCGGCCTTCCTGGAATACCCTTCCAAGCTGTTCGTGGAAACCACCAGCCGCTGCAATCTGAACTGCGTCATGTGCATGAAGCAGAACGCGGACGGCAGCCGGACCAAGGACGGCGACCTCGACCTCGCCACCTTCAGCGAACTGGAACCGGCGTTGCCCAACCTGGAAGCGCTGGTGCTGAACGGCGTGGGCGAGCCGTTACTGAACACCCGCCTGGAGCACTTCGTCAGCCGCGCCAAGAAGCTCATGCCCGCCGGGAGCTGGGTCGGCTTCCAGAGTAACGGCCTGCTCCTGTCGCACCTGCGCGCGGTGTCGCTGCTGAACGCGGGCGTGGACCGGATCTGCCTGTCGATGGACGGTGTCGACGCCACCACCTTCAGCTCCATCCGCTCCGGAAGCCAGCTGGTCGACCTGGAGCACGCCCTGAACGCCCTGGGCGCCGCCAAGATCGCCTGCCACCGTCCCGAGATGGAGATCGGCGTCGAGTTCGTGGTGATGCGCGACAACCTGAGTCAGCTCCCCGCGGCGCTCTCCTGGGCGGCCGAGTTCGGCGTCAGCTTCGCGCTGGTCTCCCATCTGCACCCCTTCGACGAGCCGCACCTGCAGCAGTGCAGTTACGACATCTGCACCGACGAGGCGATCACCCTGTTCCAGAGCTGGAAGAGCAAGGCCGACCTCAAAGGGGTCGATATCCGCCGCTATTTCCAGGTGCTCTGGAATTACCACAAGACCGACAAGGACCGGCAGATCATCGATTTCGTGGCGGCCATGAAGTCCGATGCGCAGCAGCGTGGGATAACTCTGGACCTGAAGAGGCTTTTCGCGCTGGACATGCCGAAGATCCATCACAGCCAGGATATCTTCGAGGAGGCGGCGCAGGTGGCGCGCCGGACGGGGATCGACCTGCGGTTGCCGGAGATCGCCCGGCGCGAGAAGCGCGGCTGCAGCTTCGTCGAGAAGGGAAGCGCCTTCATCTCCTGGGATGGCGGCATGCATCCCTGCTACCACCTGTGGCACAGCTGCCGCTCCTACGCCAACGGCTGGCTGCACCCGGTGACACCGTGGGTGTTCGGCAACGTGAAGGACCGCGGCGTGCTGGATATCTGGAACAGTCCCAAGTTCCGCGGTTACCGGCAGAACGTCGTGCGTCACGATTACCCGTCCTGCGCCGAGTGCAACACCTCGCCCTGCGACCTCGTGCAGGCGGAGTGTTTCGACCAGGACTGCTACGTCAACGCCGAGCCCTGCGGCAGCTGCCTGTGGAGTTCGGGGGTGTTCAGGTGTCTGGATTGA
- a CDS encoding heterodisulfide reductase-related iron-sulfur binding cluster produces MQPDPVIFAPLLAAACLIFAWSCYRRFSLVAVGASEDRFSSLPERLQGMFEFAFLQKRVVSRPFGINHLFIFWSFLILAVANTEFLVAGVFPAAKLSRLLPQALYLPLVFVFDVVSLCALTAVVIALVRRAVAPPYQGARTGEAFGILSMIGTLMVAYFGLHAAEIALGAEGAAQSMPVSLALSSLLAGQGSATLESVAQVSWWLHAGVLLFFLNYLPYSKHMHILAAIPNCFFKGLDTPNTQPREEFVEGNVYGAGSIDRFTWKDLFDSFSCTECGRCEKSCPAAATGKPLNPRLVMHDIKMNLLANGDLLQRGGEPTVPVIGEAEGSIKPDALWSCTSCGACLAACPVFIEQMPKITKMRRHLVQMEADFPEELLNLFENMEQRSNPWGIAPGERGKWAGGRDVQQFEAGKTEYLYFVGCAGSFDSRSKQVTLAMTRIMEAAGVSYGILGKEEKCCGDSLRRLGNEYLFDKMARENVAMFQEKGVTKVVTQCPHCFTTLKNDYRQYGLELEVIPHAEFIESLLAQGKLKLDHHEKKGGNIVFHDSCYLGRHNGVYQAPRTVIAQATGSAPAEMERNRQNSFCCGAGGGRMWMEEHLGERINLNRVNEALAGKPGTICTTCPYCMTMMEDGLKDRSSGGTNVKDIAELVAEGLKGRD; encoded by the coding sequence ATGCAACCTGATCCTGTCATCTTCGCACCGCTTCTGGCGGCAGCCTGCCTTATCTTCGCCTGGAGCTGCTACCGCCGTTTCAGCCTCGTCGCCGTCGGCGCGTCCGAGGACCGTTTCTCGAGCCTGCCGGAACGGCTGCAGGGGATGTTCGAGTTCGCCTTCCTCCAGAAGAGGGTGGTGAGCCGTCCCTTCGGTATCAACCATCTCTTCATCTTCTGGTCGTTCCTGATCCTGGCCGTCGCCAACACCGAGTTCCTGGTGGCCGGGGTATTCCCGGCGGCGAAGCTGTCGCGGCTCCTGCCGCAGGCGCTCTACCTGCCGCTGGTCTTCGTGTTCGACGTCGTTTCCCTGTGTGCCCTGACCGCGGTGGTGATCGCCCTGGTGAGAAGGGCCGTGGCGCCTCCCTACCAGGGTGCTCGCACCGGCGAAGCCTTCGGCATCCTCTCCATGATCGGCACGCTGATGGTCGCCTACTTTGGGCTCCATGCGGCGGAGATCGCCCTGGGAGCTGAAGGCGCCGCCCAGTCCATGCCGGTTTCCCTGGCGCTTTCGTCGCTGCTGGCAGGGCAGGGGAGCGCAACGCTTGAGAGCGTGGCACAGGTTTCCTGGTGGCTGCACGCCGGGGTGCTCCTGTTCTTCCTGAACTACCTCCCGTACAGCAAGCACATGCACATCCTGGCCGCCATCCCGAACTGCTTCTTCAAGGGGCTCGACACGCCCAACACGCAACCGCGCGAGGAGTTCGTCGAGGGGAACGTGTACGGCGCCGGGAGCATCGACCGCTTCACCTGGAAAGACCTCTTCGACTCCTTCTCCTGCACCGAGTGCGGCCGCTGCGAGAAGTCCTGCCCGGCCGCCGCCACCGGCAAACCGCTCAACCCGCGCCTGGTGATGCACGACATCAAGATGAACCTGCTGGCCAACGGCGATCTCCTGCAGCGCGGCGGCGAGCCCACCGTGCCGGTCATCGGCGAGGCGGAGGGGAGCATCAAGCCCGACGCCCTCTGGTCCTGCACCAGCTGCGGCGCCTGCCTGGCCGCCTGCCCGGTCTTCATCGAGCAGATGCCCAAGATCACCAAGATGCGCCGGCACCTGGTGCAGATGGAAGCCGATTTCCCCGAGGAGCTCCTGAACCTTTTCGAGAACATGGAGCAGCGCTCCAACCCCTGGGGCATCGCTCCGGGCGAGCGCGGCAAGTGGGCCGGCGGCCGCGACGTGCAGCAGTTCGAGGCGGGCAAGACGGAGTACCTTTACTTCGTGGGGTGCGCGGGCTCCTTCGATTCGCGCAGCAAGCAGGTGACCCTGGCCATGACCCGGATCATGGAGGCCGCGGGCGTTTCCTACGGCATCCTCGGCAAGGAGGAGAAGTGCTGCGGCGACAGCCTGCGCCGGCTGGGGAACGAATACCTCTTCGACAAGATGGCCAGGGAGAACGTGGCCATGTTCCAGGAGAAGGGGGTCACCAAGGTGGTCACCCAGTGCCCGCACTGCTTCACGACGCTGAAGAACGATTACCGGCAGTACGGCCTCGAGCTGGAGGTGATTCCGCACGCCGAGTTCATCGAGTCGCTGCTGGCCCAGGGGAAGCTGAAGCTCGACCACCACGAGAAGAAGGGCGGCAACATCGTTTTCCACGATTCCTGCTACCTTGGGCGCCACAACGGGGTCTACCAGGCGCCGCGCACCGTCATCGCGCAGGCGACCGGGAGCGCTCCGGCGGAGATGGAGAGAAACCGTCAGAATTCGTTCTGCTGCGGGGCCGGCGGCGGACGCATGTGGATGGAGGAGCATCTCGGCGAGAGGATCAACCTGAACCGGGTCAACGAGGCGCTCGCTGGCAAGCCCGGCACCATCTGCACCACCTGCCCCTACTGCATGACCATGATGGAAGACGGCCTGAAGGATCGCTCCAGCGGCGGCACCAACGTGAAGGACATCGCCGAGCTGGTGGCCGAGGGGCTGAAAGGCAGGGACTAG
- a CDS encoding electron transfer flavoprotein subunit alpha — protein sequence MAEATTKLKKPRGKVRLIEGKCIACGARCQSSCPVDGIQMSDAGEPHIELSKCIGCLKCVKACPGSALEIFYTPEELEILAQLAGQQDLADEDADPEELARRELVAAYRGVWVFVEQTEGEAARVSWELMGKGKELAAKLGVELCAVVMGDQVEHLCHEAFSYGADKAYLMDQPVLQHYRTYPYLDALCHLIDKFKPEIVLMGATGMGRDLAGAVATRVKTGLTADCTGLDIDAKRNLMQTRPAFGGNIMATIMCDRFRPQMATVRSHVMPMPAQMPGRTGKIVPVSLPISEADIFTKVLQVIRDKKAGDVDIAGAEFIVSGGRGMMAKENFAILQELADELGGVVGASRSAVDAGWMPGDRQVGQTGKTVRPKIYIACGISGAIQHLVGMQDSDLIVAINRDKEAPIFEVANYGIVGDLFDVVPALIAALREMKACKGSAEVKDSKAA from the coding sequence ATGGCTGAAGCTACAACCAAACTGAAAAAGCCGCGGGGGAAGGTGAGGCTCATCGAGGGGAAGTGCATCGCCTGCGGCGCACGCTGCCAGAGCAGCTGCCCGGTGGACGGCATCCAGATGAGCGATGCGGGTGAGCCGCACATCGAGCTCTCCAAGTGCATAGGCTGCCTCAAGTGCGTGAAGGCCTGCCCTGGCTCGGCCCTGGAGATCTTCTATACGCCGGAGGAACTGGAGATCCTGGCGCAGCTTGCCGGACAGCAGGACCTGGCGGACGAGGATGCCGACCCGGAGGAGCTGGCGCGCCGCGAGCTGGTGGCGGCCTACCGCGGGGTCTGGGTCTTCGTGGAGCAGACCGAGGGTGAGGCGGCCCGCGTATCCTGGGAGCTCATGGGTAAGGGGAAGGAACTCGCCGCCAAGCTGGGCGTCGAGCTCTGCGCGGTGGTGATGGGGGACCAGGTGGAGCACCTGTGCCACGAGGCGTTCAGCTACGGCGCGGACAAGGCGTACCTCATGGATCAGCCGGTGCTGCAGCACTACCGTACCTACCCGTACCTGGATGCCCTGTGCCACCTGATCGACAAGTTCAAGCCGGAGATCGTCCTCATGGGCGCAACCGGCATGGGCCGTGACCTGGCCGGAGCCGTGGCGACGCGCGTCAAGACCGGTCTCACCGCGGACTGCACCGGGCTGGATATCGACGCGAAGCGCAACCTGATGCAGACCCGCCCGGCCTTCGGCGGCAACATCATGGCGACCATCATGTGCGACCGGTTCCGCCCCCAGATGGCGACGGTGCGCTCCCACGTGATGCCGATGCCGGCGCAGATGCCGGGTCGGACCGGCAAGATCGTCCCGGTCAGCCTCCCCATCTCCGAGGCGGACATCTTCACCAAGGTGCTCCAGGTGATCCGCGACAAGAAGGCGGGTGACGTGGACATCGCCGGCGCGGAGTTCATCGTTTCGGGCGGCCGCGGCATGATGGCCAAGGAGAACTTCGCCATCCTGCAGGAACTCGCGGATGAATTGGGCGGCGTCGTGGGGGCTTCGCGCAGCGCCGTCGACGCCGGGTGGATGCCGGGCGACCGCCAGGTCGGCCAGACCGGCAAGACCGTGCGTCCCAAGATCTACATCGCCTGCGGCATCTCCGGCGCCATTCAGCACCTGGTCGGCATGCAGGACTCCGACCTGATCGTCGCCATCAACCGCGACAAGGAAGCCCCCATCTTCGAGGTGGCCAACTACGGCATCGTGGGCGACCTCTTCGACGTGGTCCCGGCCCTCATCGCCGCCCTGCGCGAGATGAAGGCGTGCAAGGGGAGCGCCGAGGTCAAGGACAGCAAGGCGGCGTAA
- a CDS encoding electron transfer flavoprotein subunit beta/FixA family protein: MYVVACIKQVPDTTQVQIDPVTNTLVRDGIPFIVNPYDTHALEESLRMKARYGFKAAALSMGPPNTEATLRKALALGVDEAILCSDRAFGGADTLSTSNVLAAAIRKLAQEDEVGIVFCGKQTIDGDTAQVGPGIAIRLGFSQLTLVDRIEHLDFLAKKIRVRRKLEGRYEIVEAKLPAMITVVRELNRPRYPTVPMRLKAAKTEVKVWDNKELQLDPNSVGLKGSPTWVSRIFSPQRAAGEIIGDGMGDPAGTARLLLEKLVASDMLAV; the protein is encoded by the coding sequence ATGTACGTGGTGGCTTGCATTAAACAGGTGCCGGATACGACGCAGGTGCAGATCGACCCGGTCACCAATACGCTGGTGCGCGATGGCATTCCCTTCATCGTCAACCCTTACGACACTCATGCCCTCGAGGAAAGCCTGCGCATGAAGGCCCGCTACGGATTCAAGGCGGCCGCCCTCTCCATGGGACCGCCCAACACGGAGGCGACCCTGAGAAAGGCGCTGGCGCTGGGAGTCGATGAAGCGATCCTCTGCTCGGACCGCGCCTTCGGCGGGGCGGACACGCTCTCCACCAGTAACGTATTGGCCGCGGCGATCAGGAAACTGGCCCAGGAGGACGAGGTCGGCATCGTGTTCTGCGGCAAGCAGACCATCGACGGCGACACGGCCCAGGTGGGACCCGGCATCGCCATCCGCCTCGGTTTCTCGCAGCTTACGCTGGTGGACCGCATCGAACACCTGGACTTCCTGGCCAAGAAGATTCGGGTCCGGCGCAAGTTGGAAGGGCGCTACGAGATCGTGGAGGCGAAGCTGCCGGCCATGATCACCGTGGTGCGGGAGTTGAACCGCCCGCGCTACCCGACAGTCCCCATGCGGCTCAAGGCGGCCAAGACCGAGGTGAAGGTCTGGGACAACAAGGAACTCCAACTGGACCCGAACAGCGTCGGTCTGAAGGGCTCGCCCACCTGGGTGAGCAGGATCTTCTCGCCGCAACGTGCCGCGGGCGAGATCATCGGCGACGGCATGGGCGACCCGGCGGGCACCGCACGGCTGCTCTTGGAGAAGCTGGTGGCGAGCGACATGCTGGCGGTGTAG